A stretch of Bombina bombina isolate aBomBom1 chromosome 2, aBomBom1.pri, whole genome shotgun sequence DNA encodes these proteins:
- the SOD3 gene encoding extracellular superoxide dismutase [Cu-Zn], whose protein sequence is MYYTIHLAVILFISTLCKAEEVKNSETEPWKDIQDKISDLWIHFLNGKPSLRDEEGNVYAGCDLKPNSNLGNEDLNITGQILFKQAYNKGKLEGIFLINGFPIETNQTFRAIHIHAFGDLSNSCDSVGAHYNPIDVNHPNHPGDVGNFCTRDGKIQRRITNLDATVFGPHSVIGRSVVVHQKEDDLGLGGNQASLENGNAGKRLACCVIGYSTKAIWEKSIKYFVSMRRSLRRANAKSAAQKSKIPTKV, encoded by the coding sequence ATGTATTACACTATTCACTtggcagttattttatttatttccacaTTATGTAAAGCTGAAGAAGTGAAAAATAGTGAGACAGAACCATGGAAAGATATACAAGACAAAATCAGTGACCTGTGGATACATTTTCTTAACGGAAAGCCATCTCTGAGAGATGAGGAAGGAAATGTATATGCCGGATGTGATttaaagcctaactctaacctgGGAAATGAAGATTTAAACATAACTGGGCAAATCTTATTCAAACAGGCCTATAACAAAGGAAAGTTAGAAGGAATCTTCTTAATCAATGGATTTCCTATTGAGACCAATCAGACATTTAGAGCAATTCACATCCACGCTTTTGGTGACCTCAGTAACAGCTGTGACTCTGTTGGTGCACACTACAATCCTATTGATGTAAATCACCCAAATCATCCAGGAGATGTGGGCAATTTCTGTACTAGGGATGGAAAGATCCAAAGACGCATAACAAATCTTGATGCCACAGTCTTTGGCCCACACTCTGTAATTGGAAGATCAGTTGTGGTCCACCAAAAAGAAGATGACCTTGGTCTGGGTGGCAATCAGGCTAGCCTGGAAAATGGAAATGCAGGAAAACGTCTTGCTTGTTGTGTCATTGGGTATAGTACTAAAGCTATCTgggaaaaaagtataaaatattttgTAAGCATGAGAAGAAGTTTGAGAAGAGCAAATGCCAAATCTGCAGCACAAAAGTCAAAAATACCAACCAAAGTTTAG